A single window of Acanthopagrus latus isolate v.2019 chromosome 1, fAcaLat1.1, whole genome shotgun sequence DNA harbors:
- the LOC119027352 gene encoding GTPase IMAP family member 9-like: MTSKYYGRNNVELRMVMVGKTGNGKSATGNTILGRQCFESKFSAASMTVDCSKGKATVDGQQVAVIDTPGLFDTRFGMDKTAKDICQCITYAVPGPHVFLVVIRLGRYTDEEKETVQRIQEIFGQAADRYSMVLFTGGDLLDDTTIETFLNESPDLQRLVSRCNGQYHVFNNKIQDPSQVSELLQKIRNIVQRNGGSHYTNEMFQEAERAIEEEKQRVLKEKEEQIQREKEELERKLQTEHQEQLRKYAEQLQAEKEREGRLREEEMRRERMRRERERELERRRESEDREAERKREEEERQMMMEDMRRRLEEQRERELEEERERLRRQTPRQADSDDDCTIL, translated from the exons ATGACCAGCAAATACTACG GACGAAATAATGTGGAGCTGAGGATGGTGATGGTGGGAAAGACTGGTAATGGGAAGAGTGCCACTGGAAACACCATCCTGGGACGACAGTGCTTTGAATCCAAGTTCAGTGCAGCATCTATGACTGTGGACTGCTCTAAGGGCAAAGCTACAGTGGATGGGCAGCAGGTTGCTGTGATCGACACCCCGGGCCTGTTTGACACCAGATTTGGCATGGACAAAACTGCTAAAGATATATGCCAGTGCATCACTTATGCTGTGCCTGGACCCCATGTATTCTTGGTAGTCATCAGGCTGGGCAGAtacactgatgaagaaaaggaaacagtgCAAAGGATTCAAGAAATCTTTGGCCAGGCAGCAGACAGATACAGCATGGTTCTCTTTACTGGTGGGGACCTTCTGGATGACACCACTATTGAGACGTTCTTGAATGAAAGCCCAGACCTGCAGCGACTTGTGTCCAGATGTAATGGCCAGTACCATGTCTTCAATAATAAGATACAGGATCCCTCTCAGGTCAGTGAACTGCTCCAAAAGATCAGAAATATAGTCCAGAGGAACGGAGGAAGCCACTACACCAATGAGATGTTCCAAGAGGCTGAGAGGGCAATCGAAGAGGAGAAACAACGCGtcctgaaagagaaagaagaacaaatacagagagaaaaagaggagctggagaggaaacttCAGACAGAGCATCAAGAACAGCTGAGGAAATATGCAGAGCAACTCCAggctgagaaagagagagaggggagattgagagaggaggaaatgaggagggaaaggatgaggagggagagggagagggagctggaaagaagaagggagagtgaggacagagaagcagaaagaaagagggaggaagaggaaagacaaATGATGATGGAAGATATGAGGAGACGTCTAGAGGAGCAGCGTGAAAGAGAACtagaagaggaaagagaaagattGAGAAGGCAAACACCACGACAggctgacagtgatgatgactgTACAATTCTCTGA